The following proteins come from a genomic window of Acuticoccus sediminis:
- the pgeF gene encoding peptidoglycan editing factor PgeF, which translates to MIRPPEPISAESLALPRVRHAFFTREGGVSTGIYASLNTGTGSADDQVAVAENLNRVASHMGVARDHLVMLFQTHSAIAHTVAGPSLDRPEGDAMVTAVPGIALGIRTADCAPVLFADERNGVVGAAHAGWRGAVGGILEATLAAMLGAGAEADHIVVAIGPTIAQPSYEVGPELRDSLASDTPRGIDTAPFFVPSQTEGRLMFDLPAYVTARLRHAGVGAVENLACDTYTDETRFYSYRRRTHRKEAGQGSLLSAISLEA; encoded by the coding sequence GTGATCCGTCCGCCGGAGCCGATTTCGGCCGAAAGCCTTGCGCTGCCGCGGGTTCGCCATGCCTTCTTCACCCGTGAGGGCGGCGTGTCGACCGGCATCTACGCCTCGCTCAACACCGGCACCGGATCGGCCGACGATCAGGTCGCGGTGGCCGAGAACCTCAACCGGGTCGCATCCCACATGGGCGTTGCGCGCGATCACCTCGTGATGCTCTTCCAGACGCACTCGGCGATCGCCCACACTGTCGCCGGCCCGAGCCTCGACCGGCCCGAGGGGGACGCCATGGTGACGGCCGTCCCCGGCATCGCCCTCGGCATCCGCACCGCCGACTGCGCGCCGGTCCTCTTCGCGGACGAGCGCAACGGTGTCGTCGGTGCCGCCCACGCCGGCTGGCGCGGCGCCGTCGGCGGCATCCTGGAGGCGACCCTCGCCGCGATGCTGGGCGCCGGCGCCGAGGCGGACCACATCGTCGTCGCCATCGGCCCGACCATCGCCCAGCCCTCCTACGAGGTCGGACCGGAACTGCGCGATTCGCTCGCCAGCGACACGCCGCGCGGCATCGACACCGCCCCCTTCTTCGTCCCCTCGCAGACCGAGGGACGGCTGATGTTCGATCTCCCCGCCTACGTCACCGCGCGGCTGCGGCACGCCGGCGTCGGCGCGGTCGAGAACCTCGCCTGCGACACGTACACGGACGAGACGCGCTTCTACTCGTATCGTCGGCGCACCCACCGCAAGGAGGCCGGCCAAGGCAGCCTCCTCAGCGCCATCTCACTGGAGGCCTGA